One segment of Chionomys nivalis chromosome 3, mChiNiv1.1, whole genome shotgun sequence DNA contains the following:
- the Rfc5 gene encoding replication factor C subunit 5: MAVAPPQQRPAEARARNLPWVEKYRPQTLGDLISHQDVLSTIQKFISEDRLPHLLLYGPPGTGKTSTILACAKQLYKDKEFGSMVLELNASDDRGIDIVRGPILSFASTRTIFKKGFKLVILDEADAMTQDAQNALRRVIEKFTENTRFCLICNYLSKIIPALQSRCTRFRFGPLTPELMVPRLEHVIEQENVDISEDGMKALVTLSSGDMRRALNILQSTNMAFGKVTEETVYTCTGHPLKTDIANILDWMLNQDFTTAYRNIMELKTLKGLALHDILTEVHLFVHRVDFPSSVRIHLLTKMADIEYRLSVGTNEKIQLSSLIAAFQVTRDLIVSEA, from the exons ATGGCGGTGGCGCCTCCGCAGCAGCGGCCCGCCGAGGCCCGGGCCCGGAACTTGCCCTG GGTTGAAAAGTACCGGCCACAGACCCTAGGCGATCTCATTTCTCATCAGGACGTTCTGAGTACCA ttcagAAGTTCATCAGTGAAGACCGTCTGCCACACCTGCTTCTCTATGGCCCTCCGGGGACAGGAAAGACGTCCACCATCCTGGCCTGTGCCAAGCAGCTGTACAAAGATAAGGAATTTGGCTCCATGGTCTTGGAG CTGAATGCTTCCGATGACCGAGGAATAGATATCGTTCGGGGGCCAATCCTCAGCTTTGCCAGCACAAGGACAATCTTCAA GAAAGGATTTAAGCTTGTGATCCTGGATGAAGCTGATGCCATGACTCAAGATGCCCAGAATGCCTTGAGACGAG TGATCGAGAAGTTCACAGAGAACACCAGGTTTTGCCTCATCTGTAACTACCTGTCCAAGATCATCCCTGCCTTGCAGTCAAGGTGCACAAGGTTCCGATTTGGCCCTCTGACGCCTGAACTCATGGTTCCTCGCCTGGAGCATGTAATAGAACAGGAGAA TGTTGATATAAGTGAAGATGGAATGAAGGCCCTTGTCACTCTGTCCAGTGGGGATATGCGAAGGGCTTTGAACATTCTGCAG AGTACCAATATGGCCTTTGGGAAGGTGACAGAAGAGACTGTCTACACCTGCACCGGGCATCCCCTTAAAACAGACATTGCCAACATTCTGGATTGGATGTTAAATCAAGACTTCACCACTGCCTACAGAA ACATCATGGAGCTGAAGACTCTGAAGGGCTTGGCTCTGCATGACATCCTGACCGAGGTTCACCTGTTTGTGCACAGAG ttGACTTTCCATCTTCAGTTCGGATACATTTACTGACCAAGATGGCAGACATTGA GTATAGACTTTCCGTTGGCACCAATGAGAAGATACAGCTGAGCTCCCTCATTGCTGCTTTTCAAGTCACCAGAGACCTGATAGTCTCAGAGGCCTAG